From the Chloroflexus aurantiacus J-10-fl genome, one window contains:
- a CDS encoding sensor histidine kinase, translated as MMSSAQQTGWWQRLTAYFNNGQHTLMMAAYAVITVALVEYILFHRHLPAERFYPVIVLLSLLLALNAAWDSLQLRWGDVVANRLFFGLSSLIFLVVNYLGLDEGWTFLPFILFVIGSQAIIGLGIWPGLALSLLLYAGWNGVLWLRGVSSTQILTQAPSIALGLIFTLIFSIVLARLSEQMARTERLAAELRAANEALAASRERELALAAAEERVRLAHEIHDGLGHHLTALHVQLQVAARLLEHDPVRAAQALHLCREAAQAALTEVRQSVAIMRSNPLAEQPLPVVIERLVHDFSRVASFQIRFEQAGEIGEISPAMVMTLFRAAQEGLTNVQKHAQATCVTVRLIADTESVRLDVINDGPPAPAIGETGFGLAGLRERVSRLGGEIQAAPQPEGGFRLAIVLPRRSRNA; from the coding sequence ATGATGTCGTCAGCACAGCAAACCGGGTGGTGGCAACGGTTAACCGCCTATTTCAATAACGGTCAGCATACATTAATGATGGCAGCCTATGCCGTCATCACGGTAGCGCTGGTTGAGTATATCCTCTTTCATCGTCATCTACCGGCAGAACGCTTTTATCCGGTCATAGTGCTCTTGAGTCTGCTGCTGGCCCTTAATGCGGCTTGGGATAGCCTGCAACTGCGCTGGGGTGATGTGGTCGCCAATCGCCTCTTTTTCGGGCTGAGTTCATTGATCTTTCTCGTGGTCAATTATCTTGGTCTCGATGAAGGCTGGACCTTCCTGCCCTTCATTCTCTTTGTGATTGGCTCGCAGGCCATCATCGGTCTCGGTATCTGGCCTGGTCTGGCGCTCAGCCTCTTGCTCTATGCCGGCTGGAATGGCGTGCTCTGGCTGCGTGGCGTGTCGTCAACCCAAATCCTGACCCAGGCGCCATCGATTGCGCTGGGTCTCATCTTCACCCTCATCTTTTCCATCGTGTTAGCCCGGCTCAGCGAACAGATGGCGCGCACTGAGCGTCTGGCGGCTGAACTACGGGCCGCGAATGAGGCGTTAGCAGCTTCGCGCGAGCGCGAACTGGCCCTGGCTGCTGCCGAAGAACGGGTTCGCCTGGCGCACGAGATTCACGATGGCCTGGGCCATCATCTAACCGCCCTGCACGTGCAGTTACAGGTCGCAGCCCGCTTACTCGAACACGATCCGGTTCGTGCTGCGCAGGCGCTTCATCTGTGCCGTGAAGCGGCACAGGCCGCCTTAACCGAAGTGCGTCAGAGTGTGGCTATAATGCGGAGCAATCCACTTGCCGAGCAGCCGTTACCGGTCGTCATTGAACGGCTGGTACACGATTTCAGCCGGGTCGCGTCCTTCCAGATCAGGTTTGAACAGGCGGGTGAGATTGGTGAGATTTCGCCGGCAATGGTCATGACGCTTTTCCGCGCTGCCCAAGAGGGTTTGACGAACGTGCAAAAGCATGCTCAGGCTACGTGTGTAACGGTGCGATTGATTGCCGATACCGAATCGGTGCGTCTCGACGTGATCAATGACGGGCCGCCCGCTCCTGCGATTGGCGAAACCGGTTTTGGTCTGGCCGGATTGCGCGAACGGGTGAGCCGGCTGGGTGGCGAGATACAGGCTGCACCGCAACCGGAAGGTGGTTTTCGCCTTGCGATTGTGCTTCCCCGCAGATCGAGAAATGCATGA
- a CDS encoding DUF4388 domain-containing protein, whose amino-acid sequence MALVGNIRDFSLSDFLSLVDRGYKTGALHLSYNDQTARLYFEKGKLLLAARRPEDEKPDLLVRLGVLNAEQVAQACQTLAARGNGTTLSQVIIDTGLASPDRLQQALLGHTEQSVYGLFAWPEGDFLFEHNQRPAPDAPLAPTPISIDHLIMEGVRRIDEWERIRDRIPSTDLVPRFLAPPGEKLKGMRLAPDEWKVFARINGRDTLAEIAQKTGLSDFDVCRAVYGFLTAGMLELVKRQRVLAAGMPPVEQPRLKKSLVNRIINRIRSM is encoded by the coding sequence ATGGCATTGGTGGGGAACATCCGAGATTTTAGCTTGTCAGACTTTCTCTCACTCGTTGATCGCGGGTATAAAACGGGTGCGCTGCATCTGTCGTATAATGATCAAACGGCGCGTCTGTACTTCGAGAAGGGAAAATTATTGCTGGCGGCACGCCGTCCTGAAGATGAAAAACCGGATCTCCTGGTGCGGCTTGGGGTGCTGAATGCCGAACAAGTTGCTCAGGCATGTCAGACACTTGCAGCACGAGGCAATGGGACGACCCTCAGCCAGGTGATCATTGATACTGGTCTGGCAAGCCCTGATCGATTACAGCAAGCCTTGCTGGGGCACACCGAACAGTCAGTCTATGGGCTGTTTGCCTGGCCTGAAGGCGATTTTCTTTTCGAGCATAATCAGCGACCGGCGCCCGATGCACCCTTGGCGCCGACGCCGATCTCTATCGACCACCTGATTATGGAAGGGGTGCGACGGATCGATGAATGGGAACGCATCCGTGATCGCATTCCGTCGACCGATCTGGTGCCACGGTTTTTGGCCCCACCAGGCGAAAAGCTCAAGGGGATGCGCCTGGCACCTGATGAATGGAAGGTCTTCGCTCGCATTAATGGCCGTGATACACTGGCCGAAATTGCCCAGAAGACCGGATTGAGTGATTTCGATGTGTGTCGTGCGGTTTATGGGTTTCTGACCGCCGGAATGCTGGAGCTAGTGAAGCGACAGCGCGTGCTGGCTGCTGGAATGCCTCCGGTAGAACAGCCGCGTTTGAAGAAGAGCCTTGTTAATCGGATCATCAATCGGATCCGCAGCATGTAG
- a CDS encoding M1 family metallopeptidase, whose translation MIRLLLLIIIAFGSVTPFFPGAVFRDDPPAATTIVDPFITAQTAAMRAEHAADLTDADWDRYTLTVQLDPTGPRLSGAVSVRLTNRSEVDFDTIWFHLYPNHPDFGGRLDVTSAQIDGVPVPSRTLHGDTLIGLRAPQPLPPGQSATVTMTFTARTPRNASQRIFGAYNLEAGVWSIASFYPLLARYIPGMGWDTRPIVSRGDFTVSATALYDVTVDAPADWHLVSSGSRIEHRTTDHNRQVARFVSGPMREFYLAALQGLMPISTEIDGIRVISYVQPNDQTAGKQSLTIATTALQVFNQRFGAYPYNEFEVIQAALTQFYGMEYPGVVLIEQDLYRRNDRLLETTIAHEISHQWWYGLIGNDAQGEAWLDEGLASYSQILYYEMIDNPAQATAELEAFRASYRRLRERGGDAPLATPPAALNNGRYVPIAYAKGALFFHALRQRIGEAAFNDFLQQYVATYRWREIAGPDLIRIAGQACGCDLDDLFTDWVLTATAVPIP comes from the coding sequence ATGATACGACTATTGCTTCTGATTATCATTGCATTTGGTAGCGTCACCCCGTTCTTCCCCGGTGCCGTCTTCCGCGACGATCCGCCGGCGGCTACGACCATCGTTGATCCCTTCATCACGGCCCAAACGGCGGCGATGCGGGCCGAGCATGCTGCCGACCTTACCGATGCAGATTGGGATCGTTACACCCTCACGGTGCAGCTTGATCCAACCGGCCCCCGCTTGAGCGGTGCAGTCAGTGTTCGCCTGACCAATCGCAGCGAGGTGGATTTCGATACCATCTGGTTTCATCTCTACCCCAACCACCCTGATTTTGGTGGACGACTCGATGTGACTTCGGCGCAGATCGATGGGGTACCGGTGCCATCACGCACCTTACACGGCGACACCCTGATTGGCTTGCGCGCACCGCAACCGCTTCCCCCCGGCCAGAGCGCAACGGTCACCATGACCTTCACGGCCCGCACACCCCGCAACGCCAGTCAACGCATCTTCGGCGCGTACAATCTGGAGGCCGGGGTCTGGTCGATTGCCTCGTTCTATCCGCTGCTGGCCCGCTACATCCCCGGTATGGGCTGGGATACCCGACCAATCGTGTCACGCGGTGATTTTACCGTCAGCGCAACTGCGCTCTACGACGTTACGGTTGATGCACCCGCCGACTGGCATCTGGTCAGTAGCGGGAGTCGGATTGAGCACCGTACCACAGATCACAACCGCCAGGTAGCCCGATTTGTCAGTGGGCCGATGCGAGAATTCTATCTGGCGGCACTCCAGGGTCTCATGCCGATCAGCACTGAAATAGACGGCATACGGGTGATCAGCTACGTGCAACCGAACGATCAGACCGCCGGTAAGCAGAGTCTGACGATTGCCACCACAGCCTTGCAGGTCTTCAACCAGCGTTTCGGGGCATACCCGTACAACGAGTTTGAAGTTATCCAGGCGGCACTGACTCAGTTTTACGGCATGGAGTATCCCGGTGTAGTGCTGATCGAGCAAGACCTGTACCGACGCAACGACCGCTTACTGGAGACGACCATCGCCCATGAAATCAGCCACCAGTGGTGGTACGGGCTGATTGGGAACGACGCCCAGGGCGAGGCGTGGCTTGACGAAGGGTTGGCGAGTTACAGCCAGATACTCTACTACGAGATGATCGACAACCCTGCCCAGGCCACAGCCGAACTCGAAGCCTTCCGCGCCAGCTACCGCCGATTGCGCGAGCGGGGCGGCGATGCGCCACTGGCTACTCCCCCGGCGGCGCTCAATAATGGGCGTTACGTCCCGATTGCCTATGCGAAAGGAGCGCTCTTTTTTCACGCACTCCGCCAACGCATTGGCGAAGCTGCCTTCAACGACTTTCTCCAACAATACGTCGCTACGTATCGCTGGCGGGAAATCGCCGGCCCTGATCTGATCCGTATCGCCGGTCAGGCGTGTGGATGTGACCTGGATGATCTATTCACGGATTGGGTGCTCACCGCTACCGCCGTGCCGATCCCCTAA
- a CDS encoding HU family DNA-binding protein — protein sequence MQKTDFIKAVAERAKVSQKETKLIIDAALEVITEALARGEKVTLTGFGTFEVRSRQAREGVNPQTREKMHIPATKTPGFSASSTLKEAVRG from the coding sequence ATGCAGAAGACCGATTTCATTAAGGCTGTGGCCGAGCGCGCAAAGGTTTCGCAGAAGGAGACGAAGCTGATTATCGATGCCGCGCTCGAGGTGATCACCGAAGCATTAGCTCGTGGCGAGAAGGTGACGCTCACCGGTTTTGGGACGTTCGAGGTGCGTTCGCGGCAGGCACGGGAAGGTGTCAATCCGCAGACCCGCGAGAAGATGCATATTCCCGCTACGAAGACCCCTGGCTTCAGCGCCAGCAGCACCCTCAAAGAGGCTGTGCGAGGTTAA
- a CDS encoding GTP-binding protein, with amino-acid sequence MQTVKMVISGAVNAGKTEFIKTISEIEVVSTERRATDDTRLIKKETTVAMDFGRIAISDDLVLHLFGTPGQKRFDFMWEILAEGMLGLVILVDSTRPETFRETNRIIDFFVSYRDTPYVIAANKQDRPNAWSPEELRLALRQPPHIKVLPCTATDRESVKNVLLELLYVIQERSED; translated from the coding sequence GTGCAGACGGTAAAGATGGTGATCAGCGGCGCCGTGAACGCCGGCAAAACCGAGTTTATCAAGACGATCTCGGAAATTGAGGTCGTTTCGACGGAGCGCCGGGCGACCGACGATACTCGGCTGATCAAGAAGGAAACGACTGTCGCGATGGATTTTGGACGCATCGCGATCTCTGATGATCTCGTGCTCCATCTCTTCGGAACACCGGGACAGAAGCGCTTCGATTTTATGTGGGAGATCCTCGCCGAAGGCATGCTCGGGCTGGTGATCCTCGTCGATAGCACACGACCCGAAACGTTCCGAGAGACGAACCGGATCATCGACTTCTTCGTCTCGTATCGCGATACACCGTATGTGATTGCGGCAAACAAGCAGGATCGGCCTAATGCCTGGTCGCCGGAAGAATTGCGACTGGCTCTGCGTCAACCACCGCATATCAAGGTGTTACCGTGTACGGCAACGGATCGCGAGAGCGTGAAGAATGTGTTGCTCGAACTGCTCTACGTGATCCAGGAGCGCAGTGAAGACTAA
- a CDS encoding DUF1338 domain-containing protein, translated as MTTTTTDRIRIFEQVLDGLMRRYRERVPDVSAIAQAMVREGIITSPDQIENDHIAFRTMGVPHLGIRSLEKIFLHYGYERRDRYHFPAKKLDAFWYHPPRPDLPRIFISELRVNDLSPEAAAIIHSYTDEVTSDPVDALDLDDAAQVDEFLHRPLWRLPTWADYQRLAAESEYAAWVIYNRYYLNHFTITVHNLPTGYNTIADFNAFLERHGFKLNDAGGKIKVSPDGKLLQSSTVAEMIWAEFAGGERHQIAGSYVEFAERRPLDEFAHLPPHELRREHRREGFEAGNADKIFESTYSTQTVKRTH; from the coding sequence ATGACAACCACAACCACCGACCGTATCCGCATCTTTGAGCAGGTACTCGACGGTTTGATGCGCCGTTATCGCGAACGGGTACCTGATGTCAGCGCGATTGCGCAGGCTATGGTTCGCGAAGGGATTATTACCTCACCCGATCAGATCGAGAACGACCATATTGCCTTCCGCACGATGGGTGTGCCGCACCTCGGCATCCGCTCGCTGGAGAAGATTTTCCTGCACTACGGCTATGAGCGGCGTGATCGGTATCACTTCCCGGCCAAGAAGCTCGATGCTTTCTGGTACCATCCGCCCCGCCCCGATCTGCCCCGTATCTTCATTTCTGAGCTGCGGGTGAACGATCTTTCCCCAGAAGCAGCGGCCATCATTCACAGCTATACCGATGAAGTGACATCTGATCCGGTCGATGCCCTTGATCTGGACGATGCCGCGCAGGTTGATGAGTTTCTGCACCGTCCACTCTGGCGCCTGCCGACGTGGGCCGATTACCAGCGGCTAGCTGCCGAGAGCGAGTATGCGGCCTGGGTGATTTACAATCGCTACTACCTTAACCACTTTACGATCACCGTCCACAATCTACCGACCGGCTACAACACGATTGCCGATTTCAATGCGTTCCTCGAACGGCATGGCTTTAAGCTGAATGATGCCGGTGGGAAGATTAAGGTCAGCCCCGACGGCAAGCTCTTGCAATCGAGCACAGTAGCCGAAATGATCTGGGCCGAGTTTGCCGGCGGCGAACGTCATCAGATTGCCGGTTCGTATGTTGAGTTTGCCGAACGGCGTCCGCTCGATGAGTTTGCCCATCTGCCGCCACACGAGCTGCGGCGGGAGCATCGGCGCGAAGGGTTCGAGGCCGGCAACGCTGATAAAATCTTCGAGAGCACTTACAGCACGCAGACGGTGAAGCGAACTCATTAA
- a CDS encoding GAF domain-containing sensor histidine kinase: MKTPPSDTIELLVRLRWPFAAVVGLLFALTRLVEGLYFDAAMETPAGRALDPIVWGLLAFAAIWGVLSWAIHQERLRISNEARMLAALRESNERLELLYEINQRVASSATLDEVLDYAITLPARLVNAGAATIVLMDEQGQPYTARVTGIDAGELERARTAFLLRLMTSPPDQPVVLSPHLGCNWAACLVLPLVEHDAHPIGWIEAFLKEGPATLRETRQPVLQPLLATVAGELTEAVVNSRRRDRAIASIAAVERAISAERTRIARDLHDGVAQSLAFMRMRIDLWEDWLTQEPERLREEFATFKANLRRQIEELRRAIFALRPIEIGQLGFAGALRRFINEFAEQQDWDVSIDFAELPPDLPPVLELAAFRFVQEALNNVAKHAQARRVWIKLGVRDQGLIIHVRDDGVGFNPGEEPPAGHLGLRQMRERATALDGQCMIMSRPGDGTEVRVWLPLRYSVTTVN, translated from the coding sequence ATGAAGACGCCACCCTCTGATACGATTGAATTGCTGGTACGCCTGCGCTGGCCGTTCGCGGCAGTGGTGGGGTTGCTGTTTGCGCTGACCCGCCTGGTGGAAGGGTTGTATTTTGATGCCGCGATGGAGACACCTGCCGGACGAGCGCTTGATCCGATTGTGTGGGGGCTGCTGGCGTTTGCCGCGATTTGGGGTGTGTTGAGCTGGGCCATCCATCAGGAACGGTTGCGGATCTCGAATGAAGCGCGTATGCTGGCCGCCCTGCGCGAGAGTAACGAGCGCCTCGAATTACTCTACGAGATCAATCAGCGGGTCGCGTCGAGCGCCACGCTTGATGAGGTGCTCGATTATGCGATCACGCTGCCGGCCCGATTGGTGAATGCCGGTGCAGCCACAATTGTGCTGATGGACGAGCAGGGTCAGCCGTACACGGCCCGCGTGACCGGGATCGACGCTGGAGAGCTGGAACGCGCCCGGACAGCGTTTCTGTTGCGCTTGATGACGTCACCCCCCGATCAACCGGTGGTGTTGTCACCGCATTTAGGATGCAATTGGGCAGCGTGCCTGGTGCTCCCATTGGTAGAGCACGATGCCCACCCGATTGGATGGATCGAAGCCTTCCTCAAAGAAGGTCCCGCCACATTACGCGAGACCCGTCAGCCGGTACTTCAGCCGTTGCTGGCGACGGTGGCCGGAGAGCTGACGGAGGCGGTGGTGAATAGCCGGCGCCGGGATCGGGCGATTGCCAGTATTGCTGCGGTTGAACGGGCAATTAGTGCTGAACGTACCCGCATTGCGCGTGATCTGCACGATGGTGTTGCCCAGTCGCTGGCGTTTATGCGGATGCGGATTGATCTGTGGGAAGACTGGCTGACCCAGGAACCAGAACGTTTACGCGAAGAGTTTGCTACGTTCAAAGCCAATCTGCGCCGTCAGATTGAAGAGTTGCGACGGGCAATCTTTGCCCTGCGGCCGATTGAGATCGGGCAGTTGGGCTTTGCCGGCGCTCTACGCCGCTTCATTAACGAATTCGCCGAGCAGCAAGACTGGGACGTTTCGATTGACTTCGCCGAACTGCCGCCCGATCTGCCTCCGGTGCTTGAGCTGGCAGCGTTTCGCTTTGTGCAGGAAGCCCTGAACAACGTTGCCAAGCATGCGCAGGCCCGCCGGGTCTGGATCAAGCTGGGAGTGCGCGACCAGGGGTTGATCATCCACGTGCGGGATGATGGGGTTGGCTTTAATCCTGGTGAGGAACCACCTGCCGGACATCTCGGCTTACGGCAGATGCGCGAACGGGCAACTGCACTGGACGGTCAGTGTATGATTATGTCTCGTCCTGGCGACGGGACGGAAGTGCGGGTCTGGCTGCCATTGCGCTACTCTGTCACCACCGTGAACTGA
- a CDS encoding alpha/beta hydrolase: MEIDPRAQLIEWESSSLGVKGRMYVYTPPEYHPHGPALPVVYLLRGHEREWVNRREDDSRMGSAIDVYERVRARGEIGPLILAMPGLASTDNRIPGLLADFAAPHLTDAEGIGSGRFATFFFEEVLPLLEREFHAHPQARAITGFSLGGYMAVKAVALHPELFVSVSAYDGSFPYASDNGRRSRRYDTLFTASMFDPALGRPRDPDRLRDHNPICLLMRANRAALRRITWMIQYGPEHIEPWGANFYRGEYLLRALATLGIANATPIAALPDGAHTWAVADRHLEQALPLHYRAFERVMKSDP, translated from the coding sequence ATGGAGATTGATCCGCGTGCACAATTGATTGAGTGGGAGAGCAGTAGCCTGGGGGTGAAGGGGCGGATGTATGTGTATACGCCGCCAGAGTACCATCCCCACGGCCCGGCGTTGCCGGTCGTTTATCTGCTGCGCGGTCATGAACGGGAATGGGTTAATCGGCGCGAAGATGATAGCCGGATGGGGAGCGCTATTGATGTTTATGAGCGGGTGCGCGCACGAGGGGAGATTGGGCCGTTGATTCTGGCGATGCCCGGTCTGGCCAGTACCGATAATCGGATTCCCGGTTTGCTAGCCGATTTTGCGGCACCACATTTGACCGATGCAGAAGGGATCGGCAGTGGTCGGTTTGCGACGTTCTTTTTTGAGGAAGTGTTGCCGTTGCTGGAACGGGAATTTCACGCGCATCCCCAGGCCAGGGCAATCACTGGCTTTTCGCTCGGTGGCTATATGGCCGTGAAAGCGGTTGCCCTGCATCCAGAGCTGTTTGTCAGTGTCAGTGCCTATGATGGGTCGTTTCCTTACGCCAGCGACAACGGTCGGCGATCACGACGCTACGACACGCTCTTTACCGCGTCAATGTTCGATCCGGCACTGGGACGACCGCGCGATCCGGATCGTTTGCGCGATCACAACCCGATTTGTCTGTTGATGCGGGCTAATCGGGCTGCGTTGCGGCGGATTACCTGGATGATTCAGTATGGACCGGAGCACATTGAGCCGTGGGGGGCAAACTTTTACCGGGGTGAGTATCTGCTCCGGGCGCTGGCAACCCTCGGTATTGCCAATGCGACTCCGATAGCGGCCCTGCCCGATGGGGCGCATACCTGGGCAGTGGCTGATCGTCATTTGGAACAGGCGCTGCCGTTGCACTACCGGGCGTTCGAGCGTGTGATGAAGTCAGACCCATGA
- a CDS encoding DUF1385 domain-containing protein, translating to MSGQQFKYGGQAVLEGVMMRGRHQATVVVRRPDGSFARLDMPVPPRAARWQRLPLLRGFAALAEAFTIGRKALDFSATVVAADEEEQLHPWLQGLIFIVTIAVAVGLFVVMPSLVANFIGQLGAPILLREVIEALINLAMVIAYIVAIGRIPDINRVFGYHGAEHKVINAYEAGLPLTVESVRQCSRIHPRCGTSFLLAVALIGFLIFLSVAGLPVWQRIIARIVLIPLVAAVAFEVQQLAANHYHRPWVRWLLAPTLAAQYLTTREPNDDMIATAIAAFEAVLHADQHAQAQPVQVTANVTGLVDTQPTM from the coding sequence ATGAGTGGGCAGCAATTTAAATACGGCGGTCAGGCAGTTCTCGAAGGCGTTATGATGCGCGGTCGTCACCAGGCGACCGTCGTTGTGCGTCGCCCCGATGGCAGCTTTGCCCGCCTGGATATGCCGGTTCCCCCACGTGCGGCGCGCTGGCAGCGTTTGCCGTTGCTGCGCGGATTTGCTGCTCTGGCCGAAGCTTTCACGATTGGCCGCAAAGCACTCGACTTTTCTGCCACTGTCGTAGCTGCCGATGAGGAAGAACAATTACACCCCTGGCTCCAGGGTCTGATCTTCATCGTAACTATCGCAGTTGCGGTTGGTCTCTTTGTGGTGATGCCATCACTAGTAGCCAACTTCATCGGTCAATTGGGTGCACCGATCTTGTTGCGTGAAGTGATTGAGGCATTGATCAATCTGGCGATGGTCATTGCCTACATTGTTGCGATTGGCCGTATTCCCGACATCAACCGGGTGTTTGGTTACCATGGTGCAGAACACAAGGTCATCAATGCCTACGAGGCCGGTTTACCACTCACCGTCGAATCGGTCCGGCAGTGCAGTCGTATCCATCCCCGCTGTGGCACCAGCTTTCTGCTCGCAGTGGCCTTGATAGGGTTTCTGATCTTTCTATCAGTTGCAGGATTGCCCGTCTGGCAACGAATCATAGCGCGTATTGTCCTGATTCCTTTGGTGGCAGCCGTTGCCTTTGAGGTGCAGCAACTGGCTGCGAATCACTACCATCGGCCATGGGTGCGCTGGCTGCTGGCCCCAACCCTGGCAGCGCAGTACCTGACAACACGTGAGCCAAATGATGATATGATTGCTACAGCAATTGCTGCCTTCGAGGCAGTGTTGCATGCCGACCAACACGCTCAGGCGCAACCGGTTCAGGTAACTGCGAATGTGACCGGTCTGGTCGATACACAACCGACAATGTGA
- a CDS encoding DNA-methyltransferase, whose amino-acid sequence MQDHHDSYPLFPEVREASASYTRNKELPMFFGQPIRKGTILNIEDVPSDPHEPVLYYTHPHGEIWIGDAIAWLRSLETESVDMIFADPPYNIRKAEWDSFESQAAYVEWSLEWISEAARVLKPTGTLYICGFSEIIADLKLPASRFFKGCRWLIWHYKNKANLGKDWGRSHESILHFRKDRQFTFNIDDIRIPYGHHTLKYPDHPQAETSQYSRGRRRQAVWRPHPRGAKPRDVLEIPTTCNGMHEKTPHPTQKPEELLRKLVLASSNVGDVIVDPFLGSGTTAVVAEQLKRRWKGCDISLEYCQWAVQRIELVEDWPIEKWIQYDFENAERRKSIR is encoded by the coding sequence ATGCAAGATCACCACGATTCATATCCTTTGTTCCCCGAAGTCAGAGAGGCTTCGGCATCGTATACGCGGAACAAAGAACTCCCCATGTTCTTTGGTCAGCCGATACGAAAGGGAACGATCCTCAATATCGAAGATGTGCCATCAGACCCGCACGAACCTGTGCTCTACTACACGCACCCTCATGGAGAGATTTGGATTGGCGACGCCATTGCCTGGCTCCGGTCGCTTGAAACCGAGTCGGTAGATATGATCTTTGCCGATCCACCATATAACATTCGCAAGGCAGAGTGGGATAGCTTCGAGTCGCAGGCAGCGTATGTTGAATGGTCGTTAGAGTGGATCAGCGAAGCCGCTCGTGTTCTCAAACCTACCGGTACGTTATACATTTGTGGATTTTCCGAAATTATTGCTGATCTCAAATTACCGGCATCGCGCTTTTTTAAAGGATGTCGCTGGCTGATCTGGCATTATAAAAACAAAGCAAACCTTGGAAAAGACTGGGGACGTTCTCATGAAAGTATCCTTCATTTCCGCAAAGACAGACAATTTACATTCAACATTGATGATATTCGCATCCCTTATGGTCATCACACGCTGAAATATCCCGACCATCCACAGGCAGAGACCAGCCAATACAGCCGGGGAAGACGACGCCAGGCTGTCTGGCGACCGCATCCACGCGGTGCAAAGCCGAGAGACGTGCTGGAAATACCAACCACCTGCAACGGGATGCACGAGAAAACACCGCATCCAACCCAAAAACCTGAAGAATTGCTACGAAAGCTAGTTCTGGCATCCTCGAATGTTGGTGATGTGATCGTTGATCCATTTCTTGGCTCTGGAACTACTGCGGTCGTTGCAGAACAACTCAAACGTCGGTGGAAAGGATGTGATATTTCGCTCGAATATTGTCAATGGGCAGTCCAAAGAATTGAATTAGTAGAAGATTGGCCAATCGAAAAATGGATTCAATACGATTTTGAGAATGCTGAACGAAGGAAATCCATTCGATGA
- a CDS encoding response regulator — protein sequence MIRILLVDDQTLVRQGIQTLLDLEADLTVVGTAVNGQQAIELVERLQPDVVLMDIRMPVMDGVAATREICRRWPHIGVIILTTFDDDEYVIEGLKAGARGYMLKDADSSDIVASIRIVARGEALIQPSITRKVLAEFSRLAASAPATRPSPLAEPLTEREMDVLHGIAAGHSNREIADQLCISEGTVKNYVSSLLAKLAVRDRTQAIIRARELGLLP from the coding sequence ATGATCCGCATCCTGCTGGTTGATGACCAGACCCTGGTACGTCAGGGTATTCAGACCCTGCTCGATCTTGAAGCAGATTTGACAGTTGTCGGCACTGCCGTGAATGGTCAGCAAGCCATTGAACTCGTTGAGCGGTTGCAACCGGATGTTGTTCTCATGGATATACGGATGCCGGTAATGGATGGGGTTGCCGCCACTCGCGAGATTTGTCGGCGTTGGCCACACATCGGTGTGATCATCCTGACCACCTTTGATGACGATGAATACGTGATTGAGGGCTTGAAAGCCGGTGCCCGTGGCTACATGCTCAAAGATGCCGACAGCAGCGACATTGTCGCCTCAATCCGCATTGTGGCCCGTGGTGAGGCATTGATTCAGCCGAGTATCACCCGCAAAGTACTGGCCGAATTCTCTCGCCTGGCCGCTTCGGCACCGGCCACCCGGCCATCGCCGTTAGCCGAACCGCTTACCGAGCGTGAGATGGATGTGTTGCATGGCATTGCTGCCGGACACTCAAACCGCGAGATTGCCGATCAGCTCTGTATCAGCGAGGGTACTGTCAAAAACTACGTCTCTAGCCTGCTGGCCAAACTGGCCGTGCGTGACCGCACCCAGGCCATCATCCGTGCGCGTGAATTGGGGTTGTTGCCGTAA